In Solanum pennellii chromosome 3, SPENNV200, a single window of DNA contains:
- the LOC107014773 gene encoding rhamnogalacturonan I rhamnosyltransferase 1-like, with protein sequence MCRIEGEKSEFEGRERKRRRWGLNVMGFKAAALGDSRVEKLKSSMMSRSRMKLWMIRATTSILLWTCVVQLMTLGETWGPRVLKGWPSCFSQESAAAFALQSSPEVPARVLPPKRVYKNNGYLMVSCNGGLNQMRSAICDMVAIARYLNVTLIVPELDKTSFWADPSEFQDIFDVDHFITSLRDEVRILRELPPRLKRRVELGMLYTMPPISWSDISYYHNQILPLIQKYKVVHLNRTDARLANNGQPMELQKLRCRVNFDALKFTPQIEELGKKVIQLLRQKGPFMVLHLRYEMDMLAFSGCSQGCNKDEIDELTRMRYAYPWWKEKIINSDLKRRDGLCPLTPEETALTLRALDIDSSIQVYIAAGEIYGGRRRMASLAAAYPNLVRKETLLEPSDLMFFQNHSSQMAALDYLVSLESDIFVPTYDGNMAKVVEGHRRYLGYKKTILLDRKLLVDLIDQHTAGSLTWDEFSNAVKHAHAERMGNPTKRLVIPDRPKEEDYFYSNPWECLESSNEDETLSSSI encoded by the exons ATGTGCAGAATAGAAGGAGAAAAGAGTGAATTTGAAGGCAGAGAGAGGAAGAGAAGGAGGTGGGGATTGAACGTAATGGGATTCAAAGCAGCTGCTTTAGGTGATAGTCGTGTGGAGAAACTGAAAAGTTCTATGATGTCGCGGTCTAGAATGAAGTTATGGATGATAAGGGCAACAACTTCGATTTTGTTGTGGACTTGTGTGGTTCAATTGATGACTTTAGGGGAGACTTGGGGTCCTAGAGTTTTGAAGGGATGGCCTTCTTGTTTCTCACAAGAATCTGCTGCTGCATTTGCTCTACAATCGTCGCCGGAGGTCCCTGCCAGAGTTCTTCCACCTAAGA GGGTTTACAAGAATAATGGTTACCTTATGGTTTCATGCAATGGAGGGCTGAATCAAATGAGGTCTGCG ATATGTGATATGGTTGCCATAGCAAGATATTTGAATGTGACTCTCATAGTTCCTGAGCTGGacaaaacctcgttttgggctGATCCAAG TGAATTTCAAGATATTTTTGATGTTGATCATTTTATAACATCCTTGAGAGATGAAGTCCGAATATTGAGAGAGCTACCGCCAAGACTGAAGAGGAGAGTGGAGCTAGGAATGCTTTACACCATGCCTCCTATCAGTTGGTCTGATATTTCTTACTACCATAACCAG ATTCTTCCCTTGATTCAGAAGTACAAAGTTGTTCACCTAAACCGAACTGATGCTCGGCTAGCTAATAATGGTCAACCGATGGAATTGCAAAAACTGCGTTGTCGAGTAAATTTTGATGCCTTGAAATTCACCCCTCAAATAGAAGAGCTGGGTAAAAAGGTCATTCAACTTCTCAGGCAAAAGGGTCCTTTCATGGTGCTCCACCTGAGATACGAAATGGATATGTTAGCTTTCTCTGGCTGTAGTCAGGGATGTAACAAGGATGAGATTGACGAGTTGACAAGAATGAG ATATGCTTATCCATGGTGGAAGGAGAAAATCATAAATTCAGATTTGAAAAGGAGAGATGGTCTCTGTCCTTTGACACCCGAAGAAACTGCTCTGACTTTAAGGGCATTGGACATTGATTCCAGCATACAAGTTTACATTGCTGCTGGCGAGATATATGGTGGACGAAGGCGAATGGCTAGTCTTGCAGCAGCTTACCCCAATCTG GTGAGGAAGGAGACACTACTAGAACCTTCCGACCTTATGTTCTTTCAGAATCACTCTTCTCAAATGGCTGCATTGGACTATCTTGTTTCATTGGAGAGTGACATTTTTGTTCCTACGTATGATGGAAACATGGCCAAAGTTGTTGAAGGACATCGCAG ATATCTTGGCTACAAGAAAACCATCTTGTTGGACAGAAAGCTTTTAGTGGATTTGATAGACCAACATACTGCTGGATCATTGACATGGGATGAGTTCTCTAATGCAGTTAAGCATGCTCATGCTGAACGTATGGGCAACCCAACCAAGAGGTTGGTTATTCCAGACCGACCCAAAGAAGAGGATTATTTCTATTCAAACCCATGGGAGTGTTTAGAATCATCTAATGAGGATGAAACACTTAGTAGCAGCATTTAA
- the LOC107015243 gene encoding transcription factor BIM1 isoform X2, translating into MELPQPRPFGTEGRKTTHDFLSLYSPVQQDPRPPQGGYLKTHDFLQPLEQAEKTLREEKTKVEVATVEKPPPPVAATPSGEHILPGGIGTFSISYLHQRIPKPEASLFSVAQASSTDRNDENSNCSSYTGSGFTLWDESAVKKGKTGKENSGGDRHVLREGGVNTGGVQPTTSLEWQSQSSSNHKHNTTALSSLSSAHQSSPLKSQSFLHMITSAKSAQDDDDDEDEDFVIKKEPQSHLRGSLSVKVDGKGNDQKPNTPRSKHSATEQRRRSKINDRFQMLRGIIPNSDQKRDKASFLLEVIEYIHFLQEKVHKYEESYQGWDNEPPKLPLSKCHRTTHGVSDLPQRIINASGAALTYDGKFDESIMGISSANPINVQKLEPNISSTGLKEKGQQPGLTNKPTTVPMHPNTFSFSGTSSTAALYSSKLIADTDKLESKSHSQFSLSRSHMTDYAIPNANPERLELPIESGTISISSAYSQGLLNTLTQALHSSGVDLTQANISVQIDLGKRANGRVNSSASTVKGDNVSTSNQPIPKSRVTTTREDPDHAFKRRKTS; encoded by the exons GTGGATACCTGAAGACTCATGACTTCTTGCAACCACTGGAGCAAGCAGAGAAGACATTAAGGGAAGAAAAAACCAAAGTTGAAGTAGCAACTGTGGAGAAGCCTCCGCCACCAGTAGCTGCTACTCCTTCAGGGGAGCATATTCTTCCTGGTGGCATAGGCACCTTCAGTATTTCTTATTTGCACCAAAGGATACCAAAACCAGAGGCAAGCTTGTTCTCTGTAGCACAAGCAAGTAGTACCGACAGAAATGATGAAAATTCAAACTGCAGTTCTTACACAGGGAGTGGTTTCACACTGTGGGATGAATCTGCAGTCAAGAAGGGAAAGACAGGGAAGGAGAATTCTGGGGGTGATCGACACGTCCTAAGAG AAGGAGGTGTGAACACTGGAGGTGTTCAGCCAACGACATCATTAGAGTGGCAGTCACAATCATCTTCAAATCATAAGCACAACACTACGGCCTTAAGTTCGCTCTCATCTGCTCA CCAATCATCGCCCCTTAAGAGCCAAAGTTTCTTGCATATGATAACATCAGCAAAGAGTGCACaggatgacgatgatgatgaggatgaagaTTTTGTGATTAAGAAAGAACCACAGTCGCACCTTAGAG GTAGTTTATCTGTAAAGGTTGATGGAAAAGGCAACGATCAAAAGCCAAACACCCCACGTTCAAAGCATTCAGCAACAGAGCAACGGAGAAGAAGCAAGATCAATGACAG atttcagATGTTGAGGGGAATCATCCCTAATAGTGATCAGAAAAGAGATAAAGCGTCTTTCTTACTGGAG GTTATTGAATATATTCATTTTCTACAAGAGAAAGTGCACAAGTATGAGGAATCATACCAAGGCTGGGACAATGAACCTCCGAAGTTGCCATTG AGCAAGTGCCATAGGACGACTCATGGCGTTAGCGATCTTCCTCAACGCATTATCAATGCATCTGGTGCTGCACTGACGTATGATGGAAAGTTTGATGAGAGCATAATGGGGATTTCTTCTGCTAATCCTATCAATGTGCAAAAACTGGAACCAAACATAAGCAGCACAGGTTTAAAAGAAAAAGGTCAGCAGCCTGGTTTAACAAATAAGCCGACAACAGTTCCTATGCACCCAAACACGTTTTCATTTTCTGGGACTAGTAGCACGGCAGCGCTTTATTCATCAAAGCTGATAGCTGATACTGATAAGTTGGAGTCAAAGTCTCATTCTCAATTTTCACTTAGCAGATCGCATATGACTGATTATGCTATTCCAAATGCTAATCCAGAAAGGCTGGAGCTGCCTATAGAAAGTGGTACCATCAGCATCTCTAGTGCCTATTCTCAAGG GCTATTGAACACCTTGACACAAGCGCTGCATAGTTCTGGAGTAGATTTGACCCAAGCCAATATCTCTGTGCAAATTGATCTTGGAAAGAGAGCAAATGGGAGAGTAAATTCATCAGCTTCCACTGTTAAG GGTGACAACGTTTCAACAAGCAATCAACCAATTCCAAAATCTAGAGTTACAACCACAAGGGAGGATCCTGATCATGCCTTCAAAAGGCGGAAAACAAGCTAA
- the LOC107015243 gene encoding transcription factor BIM1 isoform X1, with protein MELPQPRPFGTEGRKTTHDFLSLYSPVQQDPRPPQAGGYLKTHDFLQPLEQAEKTLREEKTKVEVATVEKPPPPVAATPSGEHILPGGIGTFSISYLHQRIPKPEASLFSVAQASSTDRNDENSNCSSYTGSGFTLWDESAVKKGKTGKENSGGDRHVLREGGVNTGGVQPTTSLEWQSQSSSNHKHNTTALSSLSSAHQSSPLKSQSFLHMITSAKSAQDDDDDEDEDFVIKKEPQSHLRGSLSVKVDGKGNDQKPNTPRSKHSATEQRRRSKINDRFQMLRGIIPNSDQKRDKASFLLEVIEYIHFLQEKVHKYEESYQGWDNEPPKLPLSKCHRTTHGVSDLPQRIINASGAALTYDGKFDESIMGISSANPINVQKLEPNISSTGLKEKGQQPGLTNKPTTVPMHPNTFSFSGTSSTAALYSSKLIADTDKLESKSHSQFSLSRSHMTDYAIPNANPERLELPIESGTISISSAYSQGLLNTLTQALHSSGVDLTQANISVQIDLGKRANGRVNSSASTVKGDNVSTSNQPIPKSRVTTTREDPDHAFKRRKTS; from the exons CAGGTGGATACCTGAAGACTCATGACTTCTTGCAACCACTGGAGCAAGCAGAGAAGACATTAAGGGAAGAAAAAACCAAAGTTGAAGTAGCAACTGTGGAGAAGCCTCCGCCACCAGTAGCTGCTACTCCTTCAGGGGAGCATATTCTTCCTGGTGGCATAGGCACCTTCAGTATTTCTTATTTGCACCAAAGGATACCAAAACCAGAGGCAAGCTTGTTCTCTGTAGCACAAGCAAGTAGTACCGACAGAAATGATGAAAATTCAAACTGCAGTTCTTACACAGGGAGTGGTTTCACACTGTGGGATGAATCTGCAGTCAAGAAGGGAAAGACAGGGAAGGAGAATTCTGGGGGTGATCGACACGTCCTAAGAG AAGGAGGTGTGAACACTGGAGGTGTTCAGCCAACGACATCATTAGAGTGGCAGTCACAATCATCTTCAAATCATAAGCACAACACTACGGCCTTAAGTTCGCTCTCATCTGCTCA CCAATCATCGCCCCTTAAGAGCCAAAGTTTCTTGCATATGATAACATCAGCAAAGAGTGCACaggatgacgatgatgatgaggatgaagaTTTTGTGATTAAGAAAGAACCACAGTCGCACCTTAGAG GTAGTTTATCTGTAAAGGTTGATGGAAAAGGCAACGATCAAAAGCCAAACACCCCACGTTCAAAGCATTCAGCAACAGAGCAACGGAGAAGAAGCAAGATCAATGACAG atttcagATGTTGAGGGGAATCATCCCTAATAGTGATCAGAAAAGAGATAAAGCGTCTTTCTTACTGGAG GTTATTGAATATATTCATTTTCTACAAGAGAAAGTGCACAAGTATGAGGAATCATACCAAGGCTGGGACAATGAACCTCCGAAGTTGCCATTG AGCAAGTGCCATAGGACGACTCATGGCGTTAGCGATCTTCCTCAACGCATTATCAATGCATCTGGTGCTGCACTGACGTATGATGGAAAGTTTGATGAGAGCATAATGGGGATTTCTTCTGCTAATCCTATCAATGTGCAAAAACTGGAACCAAACATAAGCAGCACAGGTTTAAAAGAAAAAGGTCAGCAGCCTGGTTTAACAAATAAGCCGACAACAGTTCCTATGCACCCAAACACGTTTTCATTTTCTGGGACTAGTAGCACGGCAGCGCTTTATTCATCAAAGCTGATAGCTGATACTGATAAGTTGGAGTCAAAGTCTCATTCTCAATTTTCACTTAGCAGATCGCATATGACTGATTATGCTATTCCAAATGCTAATCCAGAAAGGCTGGAGCTGCCTATAGAAAGTGGTACCATCAGCATCTCTAGTGCCTATTCTCAAGG GCTATTGAACACCTTGACACAAGCGCTGCATAGTTCTGGAGTAGATTTGACCCAAGCCAATATCTCTGTGCAAATTGATCTTGGAAAGAGAGCAAATGGGAGAGTAAATTCATCAGCTTCCACTGTTAAG GGTGACAACGTTTCAACAAGCAATCAACCAATTCCAAAATCTAGAGTTACAACCACAAGGGAGGATCCTGATCATGCCTTCAAAAGGCGGAAAACAAGCTAA